One segment of Pan paniscus chromosome 20, NHGRI_mPanPan1-v2.0_pri, whole genome shotgun sequence DNA contains the following:
- the GTPBP3 gene encoding tRNA modification GTPase GTPBP3, mitochondrial isoform X1: protein MWRGLWTLAAQAARGPRRLCTRRSSGAPAPGSGATIFALSSGQGRCGIAVIRTSGPASGHALRILTAPRDLPLARHASLRLLSDPRSGEPLDRALVLWFPGPQSFTGEDCVEFHVHGGPAVVSGVLQALGSVPGLRPAEAGEFTRRAFANGKLNLTEVEGLADLIHAETEAQRRQALRQLDGELGHLCRGWAETVTKALAHVEAYIDFGEDDNLEEGVLEQGGSTWWWGRKTPHISPQRLPSLSLSACLLSPTADIKVRALEVALGAHLRDARRGQRLRSGAHVVVTGPPNAGKSSLVNLLSRKPVSIVSPEPGTTRDVLETPVDLAGFPVLLSDTAGLREGVGPVEQEGVRRARERLEQADLILAMLDASDLASPSSCNFLATVVASVGAQSPSDSSQRLLLVLNKSDLLSPEGPGPGPDLPPHLLLSCLTGEGLDGLLEALRKELAAVCGDPSTDPPLLTRARHQHHLQGCLDALGHYKQSKDLALAAEALRVARGHLTRLTGGGGTEEILDIIFRDFCVGK, encoded by the exons ATGTGGCGGGGGCTTTGGACCCTGGCGGCCCAAGCGGCACGTGGGCCTCGCAG ATTGTGCACGCGCCGGAGCAGCGGCGCACCAGCCCCCGGCTCCGGCGCCACCATCTTCGCGCTAAGCTCTGGCCAAGGCCGCTGCGGCATCGCAGTGATCCGGACCAGCGGCCCTGCCAGCGGCCACGCCCTCCGAATTCTCACGGCACCCCGAGACCTGCCCCTTGCTCGCCACGCCAGCCTGCGCCTGCTCAGCGATCCCCGCTCCGGGGAGCCTCTGGACCGCGCACTGGTGCTCTGGTTCCCAG GTCCCCAGAGTTTCACCGGTGAGGACTGCGTGGAGTTCCACGTTCATGGAGGCCCGGCAGTGGTGAGCGGCGTCCTGCAGGCCTTGG GCAGCGTGCCAGGGCTTCGACCGGCGGAGGCAGGCGAGTTCACCAGACGGGCGTTCGCCAATGGGAAGCTGAACCTGACCGAAGTGGAGGGGCTGGCGGACCTTATCCACGCGGAAACAGAGGCGCAGCGGCGGCAGGCCCTCAGGCAGCTGGACGGAGAGCTGGGCCACCTCTGCCGTGGCTGGGCCGAGACCGTCACCAAA GCTCTGGCCCACGTGGAGGCCTATATCGATTTCGGCGAGGATGACAACCTGGAGGAGGGGGTCCTGGAGCAAGGTGGGTCTACctggtggtgggggaggaagaCACCTCATATCAGCCCTCAAAGGCTCccctcactgtctctctctgcctgccttctGTCACCCACAGCCGACATCAAAGTACGGGCACTGGAGGTGGCCCTGGGTGCACATCTACGAGATGCCAGGCGCGGGCAGAGGCTCCGCTCAGGGGCGCACGTAGTGGTCACTGGACCCCCCAATGCGGGCAAGAGCAGCCTAGTGAACCTGCTCA GTCGGAAACCTGTGTCCATCGTGTCCCCGGAGCCAGGGACCACCCGTGACGTGCTGGAGACCCCAGTCGACCTGGCCGGATTTCCTGTGCTGCTGAGCGACACGGCTGGGTTGCGGGAGGGCGTGGGGCCCGTGGAGCAGGAGGGCGTGCGGCGCGCCCGGGAGAG GCTAGAGCAGGCTGACCTCATTCTGGCCATGCTGGACGCTTCTGACCTGGCCTCTCCCTCCAGTTGCAACTTCCTGGCCACCGTCGTAGCCTCTGTGGGAGCCCAGAGCCCCAGTGACAGCAGCCAGCGCCTCCTCCTGGTGCTGAACAAGTCGGACCTGCTGTCCCCGGAGGGCCCAGGTCCCGGTCCTGACCTGCCCCCGCACCTGCTGCTGTCCTGTCTGACGGGAGAGGGGCTGGACGGCCTCCTGGAGGCGCTGAGGAAGGAGCTAGCTGCAGT GTGTGGGGACCCGTCCACAGATCCCCCGCTGCTGACCCGAGCAAGGCACCAGCACCACCTCCAGGGTTGCCTGGATGCCCTCGGCCACTACAAGCAGTCAAAAGACCTGGCCCTGGCGGCAGAGGCGCTGCGGGTGGCCCGGGGTCACCTGACCCGGCTCACAGGTGGAGGGGGTACCGAGGAGATCCTGGACATCATCTTCCGGGACTTCTGTGTGGGCAAGTGA
- the GTPBP3 gene encoding tRNA modification GTPase GTPBP3, mitochondrial isoform X2, with protein sequence MWRGLWTLAAQAARGPRRLCTRRSSGAPAPGSGATIFALSSGQGRCGIAVIRTSGPASGHALRILTAPRDLPLARHASLRLLSDPRSGEPLDRALVLWFPGPQSFTGEDCVEFHVHGGPAVVSGVLQALGSVPGLRPAEAGEFTRRAFANGKLNLTEVEGLADLIHAETEAQRRQALRQLDGELGHLCRGWAETVTKALAHVEAYIDFGEDDNLEEGVLEQADIKVRALEVALGAHLRDARRGQRLRSGAHVVVTGPPNAGKSSLVNLLSRKPVSIVSPEPGTTRDVLETPVDLAGFPVLLSDTAGLREGVGPVEQEGVRRARERLEQADLILAMLDASDLASPSSCNFLATVVASVGAQSPSDSSQRLLLVLNKSDLLSPEGPGPGPDLPPHLLLSCLTGEGLDGLLEALRKELAAVCGDPSTDPPLLTRARHQHHLQGCLDALGHYKQSKDLALAAEALRVARGHLTRLTGGGGTEEILDIIFRDFCVGK encoded by the exons ATGTGGCGGGGGCTTTGGACCCTGGCGGCCCAAGCGGCACGTGGGCCTCGCAG ATTGTGCACGCGCCGGAGCAGCGGCGCACCAGCCCCCGGCTCCGGCGCCACCATCTTCGCGCTAAGCTCTGGCCAAGGCCGCTGCGGCATCGCAGTGATCCGGACCAGCGGCCCTGCCAGCGGCCACGCCCTCCGAATTCTCACGGCACCCCGAGACCTGCCCCTTGCTCGCCACGCCAGCCTGCGCCTGCTCAGCGATCCCCGCTCCGGGGAGCCTCTGGACCGCGCACTGGTGCTCTGGTTCCCAG GTCCCCAGAGTTTCACCGGTGAGGACTGCGTGGAGTTCCACGTTCATGGAGGCCCGGCAGTGGTGAGCGGCGTCCTGCAGGCCTTGG GCAGCGTGCCAGGGCTTCGACCGGCGGAGGCAGGCGAGTTCACCAGACGGGCGTTCGCCAATGGGAAGCTGAACCTGACCGAAGTGGAGGGGCTGGCGGACCTTATCCACGCGGAAACAGAGGCGCAGCGGCGGCAGGCCCTCAGGCAGCTGGACGGAGAGCTGGGCCACCTCTGCCGTGGCTGGGCCGAGACCGTCACCAAA GCTCTGGCCCACGTGGAGGCCTATATCGATTTCGGCGAGGATGACAACCTGGAGGAGGGGGTCCTGGAGCAAG CCGACATCAAAGTACGGGCACTGGAGGTGGCCCTGGGTGCACATCTACGAGATGCCAGGCGCGGGCAGAGGCTCCGCTCAGGGGCGCACGTAGTGGTCACTGGACCCCCCAATGCGGGCAAGAGCAGCCTAGTGAACCTGCTCA GTCGGAAACCTGTGTCCATCGTGTCCCCGGAGCCAGGGACCACCCGTGACGTGCTGGAGACCCCAGTCGACCTGGCCGGATTTCCTGTGCTGCTGAGCGACACGGCTGGGTTGCGGGAGGGCGTGGGGCCCGTGGAGCAGGAGGGCGTGCGGCGCGCCCGGGAGAG GCTAGAGCAGGCTGACCTCATTCTGGCCATGCTGGACGCTTCTGACCTGGCCTCTCCCTCCAGTTGCAACTTCCTGGCCACCGTCGTAGCCTCTGTGGGAGCCCAGAGCCCCAGTGACAGCAGCCAGCGCCTCCTCCTGGTGCTGAACAAGTCGGACCTGCTGTCCCCGGAGGGCCCAGGTCCCGGTCCTGACCTGCCCCCGCACCTGCTGCTGTCCTGTCTGACGGGAGAGGGGCTGGACGGCCTCCTGGAGGCGCTGAGGAAGGAGCTAGCTGCAGT GTGTGGGGACCCGTCCACAGATCCCCCGCTGCTGACCCGAGCAAGGCACCAGCACCACCTCCAGGGTTGCCTGGATGCCCTCGGCCACTACAAGCAGTCAAAAGACCTGGCCCTGGCGGCAGAGGCGCTGCGGGTGGCCCGGGGTCACCTGACCCGGCTCACAGGTGGAGGGGGTACCGAGGAGATCCTGGACATCATCTTCCGGGACTTCTGTGTGGGCAAGTGA
- the GTPBP3 gene encoding tRNA modification GTPase GTPBP3, mitochondrial isoform X3 has translation MWRGLWTLAAQAARGPRRLCTRRSSGAPAPGSGATIFALSSGQGRCGIAVIRTSGPASGHALRILTAPRDLPLARHASLRLLSDPRSGEPLDRALVLWFPGPQSFTGEDCVEFHVHGGPAVVSGVLQALGSVPGLRPAEAGEFTRRAFANGKLNLTEVEGLADLIHAETEAQRRQALRQLDGELGHLCRGWAETVTKALAHVEAYIDFGEDDNLEEGVLEQADIKVRALEVALGAHLRDARRGQRLRSGAHVVVTGPPNAGKSSLVNLLSRKPVSIVSPEPGTTRDVLETPVDLAGFPVLLSDTAGLREGVGPVEQEGVRRARESCNFLATVVASVGAQSPSDSSQRLLLVLNKSDLLSPEGPGPGPDLPPHLLLSCLTGEGLDGLLEALRKELAAVCGDPSTDPPLLTRARHQHHLQGCLDALGHYKQSKDLALAAEALRVARGHLTRLTGGGGTEEILDIIFRDFCVGK, from the exons ATGTGGCGGGGGCTTTGGACCCTGGCGGCCCAAGCGGCACGTGGGCCTCGCAG ATTGTGCACGCGCCGGAGCAGCGGCGCACCAGCCCCCGGCTCCGGCGCCACCATCTTCGCGCTAAGCTCTGGCCAAGGCCGCTGCGGCATCGCAGTGATCCGGACCAGCGGCCCTGCCAGCGGCCACGCCCTCCGAATTCTCACGGCACCCCGAGACCTGCCCCTTGCTCGCCACGCCAGCCTGCGCCTGCTCAGCGATCCCCGCTCCGGGGAGCCTCTGGACCGCGCACTGGTGCTCTGGTTCCCAG GTCCCCAGAGTTTCACCGGTGAGGACTGCGTGGAGTTCCACGTTCATGGAGGCCCGGCAGTGGTGAGCGGCGTCCTGCAGGCCTTGG GCAGCGTGCCAGGGCTTCGACCGGCGGAGGCAGGCGAGTTCACCAGACGGGCGTTCGCCAATGGGAAGCTGAACCTGACCGAAGTGGAGGGGCTGGCGGACCTTATCCACGCGGAAACAGAGGCGCAGCGGCGGCAGGCCCTCAGGCAGCTGGACGGAGAGCTGGGCCACCTCTGCCGTGGCTGGGCCGAGACCGTCACCAAA GCTCTGGCCCACGTGGAGGCCTATATCGATTTCGGCGAGGATGACAACCTGGAGGAGGGGGTCCTGGAGCAAG CCGACATCAAAGTACGGGCACTGGAGGTGGCCCTGGGTGCACATCTACGAGATGCCAGGCGCGGGCAGAGGCTCCGCTCAGGGGCGCACGTAGTGGTCACTGGACCCCCCAATGCGGGCAAGAGCAGCCTAGTGAACCTGCTCA GTCGGAAACCTGTGTCCATCGTGTCCCCGGAGCCAGGGACCACCCGTGACGTGCTGGAGACCCCAGTCGACCTGGCCGGATTTCCTGTGCTGCTGAGCGACACGGCTGGGTTGCGGGAGGGCGTGGGGCCCGTGGAGCAGGAGGGCGTGCGGCGCGCCCGGGAGAG TTGCAACTTCCTGGCCACCGTCGTAGCCTCTGTGGGAGCCCAGAGCCCCAGTGACAGCAGCCAGCGCCTCCTCCTGGTGCTGAACAAGTCGGACCTGCTGTCCCCGGAGGGCCCAGGTCCCGGTCCTGACCTGCCCCCGCACCTGCTGCTGTCCTGTCTGACGGGAGAGGGGCTGGACGGCCTCCTGGAGGCGCTGAGGAAGGAGCTAGCTGCAGT GTGTGGGGACCCGTCCACAGATCCCCCGCTGCTGACCCGAGCAAGGCACCAGCACCACCTCCAGGGTTGCCTGGATGCCCTCGGCCACTACAAGCAGTCAAAAGACCTGGCCCTGGCGGCAGAGGCGCTGCGGGTGGCCCGGGGTCACCTGACCCGGCTCACAGGTGGAGGGGGTACCGAGGAGATCCTGGACATCATCTTCCGGGACTTCTGTGTGGGCAAGTGA
- the GTPBP3 gene encoding tRNA modification GTPase GTPBP3, mitochondrial isoform X4, with amino-acid sequence MVHSLTCPHPCFLLVPASEPQFPHLQTPDPGGAVWNVRWALCTRRSSGAPAPGSGATIFALSSGQGRCGIAVIRTSGPASGHALRILTAPRDLPLARHASLRLLSDPRSGEPLDRALVLWFPGPQSFTGEDCVEFHVHGGPAVVSGVLQALGSVPGLRPAEAGEFTRRAFANGKLNLTEVEGLADLIHAETEAQRRQALRQLDGELGHLCRGWAETVTKALAHVEAYIDFGEDDNLEEGVLEQADIKVRALEVALGAHLRDARRGQRLRSGAHVVVTGPPNAGKSSLVNLLSRKPVSIVSPEPGTTRDVLETPVDLAGFPVLLSDTAGLREGVGPVEQEGVRRARERLEQADLILAMLDASDLASPSSCNFLATVVASVGAQSPSDSSQRLLLVLNKSDLLSPEGPGPGPDLPPHLLLSCLTGEGLDGLLEALRKELAAVCGDPSTDPPLLTRARHQHHLQGCLDALGHYKQSKDLALAAEALRVARGHLTRLTGGGGTEEILDIIFRDFCVGK; translated from the exons ATTGTGCACGCGCCGGAGCAGCGGCGCACCAGCCCCCGGCTCCGGCGCCACCATCTTCGCGCTAAGCTCTGGCCAAGGCCGCTGCGGCATCGCAGTGATCCGGACCAGCGGCCCTGCCAGCGGCCACGCCCTCCGAATTCTCACGGCACCCCGAGACCTGCCCCTTGCTCGCCACGCCAGCCTGCGCCTGCTCAGCGATCCCCGCTCCGGGGAGCCTCTGGACCGCGCACTGGTGCTCTGGTTCCCAG GTCCCCAGAGTTTCACCGGTGAGGACTGCGTGGAGTTCCACGTTCATGGAGGCCCGGCAGTGGTGAGCGGCGTCCTGCAGGCCTTGG GCAGCGTGCCAGGGCTTCGACCGGCGGAGGCAGGCGAGTTCACCAGACGGGCGTTCGCCAATGGGAAGCTGAACCTGACCGAAGTGGAGGGGCTGGCGGACCTTATCCACGCGGAAACAGAGGCGCAGCGGCGGCAGGCCCTCAGGCAGCTGGACGGAGAGCTGGGCCACCTCTGCCGTGGCTGGGCCGAGACCGTCACCAAA GCTCTGGCCCACGTGGAGGCCTATATCGATTTCGGCGAGGATGACAACCTGGAGGAGGGGGTCCTGGAGCAAG CCGACATCAAAGTACGGGCACTGGAGGTGGCCCTGGGTGCACATCTACGAGATGCCAGGCGCGGGCAGAGGCTCCGCTCAGGGGCGCACGTAGTGGTCACTGGACCCCCCAATGCGGGCAAGAGCAGCCTAGTGAACCTGCTCA GTCGGAAACCTGTGTCCATCGTGTCCCCGGAGCCAGGGACCACCCGTGACGTGCTGGAGACCCCAGTCGACCTGGCCGGATTTCCTGTGCTGCTGAGCGACACGGCTGGGTTGCGGGAGGGCGTGGGGCCCGTGGAGCAGGAGGGCGTGCGGCGCGCCCGGGAGAG GCTAGAGCAGGCTGACCTCATTCTGGCCATGCTGGACGCTTCTGACCTGGCCTCTCCCTCCAGTTGCAACTTCCTGGCCACCGTCGTAGCCTCTGTGGGAGCCCAGAGCCCCAGTGACAGCAGCCAGCGCCTCCTCCTGGTGCTGAACAAGTCGGACCTGCTGTCCCCGGAGGGCCCAGGTCCCGGTCCTGACCTGCCCCCGCACCTGCTGCTGTCCTGTCTGACGGGAGAGGGGCTGGACGGCCTCCTGGAGGCGCTGAGGAAGGAGCTAGCTGCAGT GTGTGGGGACCCGTCCACAGATCCCCCGCTGCTGACCCGAGCAAGGCACCAGCACCACCTCCAGGGTTGCCTGGATGCCCTCGGCCACTACAAGCAGTCAAAAGACCTGGCCCTGGCGGCAGAGGCGCTGCGGGTGGCCCGGGGTCACCTGACCCGGCTCACAGGTGGAGGGGGTACCGAGGAGATCCTGGACATCATCTTCCGGGACTTCTGTGTGGGCAAGTGA